The Borrelia hispanica CRI genome has a window encoding:
- the flgG gene encoding flagellar basal-body rod protein FlgG translates to MMRALWTSASGMKAQQYNVDTIANNLSNVNTIGFKKIRAEFEDLIYQTQRRAGTPATEDTVTPLGNQVGHGTKVSATHRLFEQGNLQVTNLNTDVAIEGDGFYKVLLSDGTYGYTRDGSFKIDANGNLVTSQGYILLPEISFPEEYIKNSIAISQEGIISVKVNEGLEPIELGQIEITRFVNPSGLNAIGNNIFKETIGSGEEISGIPGSNGMGKLKQGMLEMSNVAIAEEMVTMIVAQRAYEINSKAIHTSDNMLGIANNLKRQ, encoded by the coding sequence ATGATGAGAGCACTCTGGACATCAGCTAGCGGAATGAAAGCACAACAATATAATGTAGACACAATTGCTAATAATCTCTCAAACGTAAACACTATCGGATTTAAAAAAATAAGAGCTGAATTTGAAGATTTAATATACCAAACACAAAGAAGAGCAGGAACACCTGCAACTGAAGACACAGTAACCCCTCTGGGAAATCAAGTTGGACATGGAACAAAAGTATCAGCAACACACAGATTATTTGAACAAGGCAATCTACAAGTTACCAATTTAAATACTGATGTCGCAATTGAAGGTGATGGATTTTATAAGGTTCTCTTATCAGATGGCACTTATGGATATACCAGAGATGGTTCATTTAAAATAGATGCAAATGGAAATTTAGTAACAAGCCAAGGATACATATTGTTACCAGAAATATCATTTCCTGAAGAATACATCAAAAACTCTATTGCAATCTCTCAAGAAGGAATCATATCTGTAAAAGTTAACGAAGGTCTTGAACCAATTGAGCTTGGACAAATAGAAATCACAAGATTTGTAAATCCTTCAGGACTCAATGCAATTGGTAACAACATATTCAAAGAAACAATAGGATCGGGAGAGGAAATATCCGGAATTCCAGGAAGCAATGGAATGGGTAAACTTAAACAAGGAATGCTTGAAATGTCAAATGTAGCAATCGCAGAAGAGATGGTAACAATGATAGTTGCACAAAGGGCTTATGAAATAAACTCAAAAGCAATCCATACTTCAGACAATATGCTAGGAATCGCTAACAACTTAAAGAGACAGTGA